One region of Gossypium raimondii isolate GPD5lz chromosome 6, ASM2569854v1, whole genome shotgun sequence genomic DNA includes:
- the LOC105772790 gene encoding heat stress transcription factor A-4a — translation MDDAQSSSSSLPPFLTKTYEMVDDHSTDSIVSWSASNRSFIVWNPLEFARDLLPRFFKHNNFSSFIRQLNTYGFRKSDPEQWEFANEDFIRGQPHLLKNIHRRKPVHSHSMQNLLGQGASPLTESERQSFRDEVERLKSEKMSLVLELKRHEEERQGFEMQMQILRERLQTMERRQQSMVSNVARALKRPGFPIDPTPQFEVHVRKRRLPRIAYLYDESRIEDNPNPDTTSMSNMDPFEQLESSMVFWENAIHDFGRANVFDESTSCPESPSISSIQLNIETQPKSPQIDMNSEPSTVVTPEPVTSMEQPAPSPAGVNDGFWEQFLTENPGSTDIREVLPERKDPDTRKDEDKPEGHSRFWWNNMKNVNNLTEQMGHLTSAERT, via the exons ATGGATGATGCTCAGAGCAGTTCAAGTTCACTCCCTCCATTCCTTACAAAGACGTACGAAATGGTCGATGATCATTCTACAGATTCTATTGTTTCTTGGAGTGCAAGTAACAGAAGTTTCATTGTATGGAATCCGTTGGAATTCGCGAGGGATTTACTTCCAAGATTCTTCAAACACAACAACTTTTCTAGCTTTATAAGACAGCTTAATACATAT GGTTTCCGGAAAAGCGATCCCGAACAATGGGAATTTGCGAACGAGGATTTCATAAGAGGTCAACCTCATCTTTTGAAGAACATACATAGACGGAAACCGGTTCATAGTCATTCAATGCAGAATCTATTAGGTCAAGGAGCTTCTCCGTTAACGGAATCAGAGAGACAGAGTTTTCGGGATGAGGTCGAGAGGCTTAAAAGCGAAAAAATGTCACTCGTTCTAGAGTTAAAGAGACACGAAGAGGAACGACAAGGATTCGAGATGCAAATGCAGATTTTGAGGGAGCGTTTACAAACTATGGAGCGGCGGCAACAAAGTATGGTGTCTAATGTAGCTCGAGCCTTGAAGAGACCGGGATTTCCTATAGATCCAACTCCACAATTCGAGGTTCATGTTAGAAAAAGAAGGTTACCGAGAATTGCTTACTTATACGATGAATCCAGGATCGAAGATAATCCAAATCCAGATACCACATCAATGTCCAACATGGATCCATTCGAGCAATTAGAATCATCCATGGTGTTTTGGGAGAACGCCATACACGATTTTGGTCGAGCCAACGTGTTTGATGAATCAACGAGTTGTCCTGAAAGTCCATCTATATCTTCCATACAACTCAACATTGAAACTCAACCTAAATCCCCTCAGATCGACATGAATTCCGAGCCATCCACCGTAGTTACCCCAGAGCCCGTTACATCAATGGAACAACCTGCTCCTTCACCAGCTGGGGTTAATGATGGATTCTGGGAACAATTTTTGACCGAAAATCCAGGTTCAACAGATATTCGAGAAGTTCTGCCCGAAAGAAAAGATCCCGATACAAGAAAAGACGAAGACAAACCCGAGGGTCATAGCAGATTTTGGTGGAACAACATGAAGAATGTAAATAACCTTACAGAACAAATGGGGCATCTTACTTCTGCAGAGAGAACTTGA